TCCCCGGCCGGCACCGGTCCCCGGCCGGCACCGGTCCCCGGCCGGCACCGGTCCCCGGCCGGCACCGGTCCCCGGCCGGCACCGGTCCCCGGCCGGCACCGGTCCCCGGCCGGCACCGGGCATCGGCCGGCACCGGGCATCGGCCGGCCCGGAAGCGGCGGACGGGCCCGGACCGGCGCCGTGGGCTCGATCAGTCGCCGGAGCCGCCGACCGCACCCTCGCGCCAGTAACCGCGGACCGCCACCCGCTCGGCGGGTAGACCACGGTCGTGCCGCAGGTGGGTGCGGAGCGTGCGCATCACGGCGGCCTCGCCGGCGCCCCACACGAACGAGCCCGGCCCGATCGGCACCGCGGCCACGGCCTCGAGCACGACGGCCTCCGGGACCGCGCCGAGCCAGCGGACGTCCGCCGCCCGGCCGCCGCCCAGCTCGCGCCGCGGGCCGTCGACCAGCACCAGCACCCGGATGATCGCCTCCGCCGGCAGCTCCTCCAGGAAGCGTTCGGCGGCCGGCAGGCCGGTCTCGTCCGCGATCAGCAGGTAGTCGTCGCAGTCGGCCGGGAAGACCTGGCCGACGCGCGGGCCGATCACGCCGAGCGCGGAGCCGGGCGCGGCGGTCGCGGCCCAGCGGCCGGCCGGGCCGTGCGCGTGCAGCACGAAGTCGATGGTCAGCTCGCGAGCCACCGGGTCGAAACGGCGCGGCGTGTAGTCGCGGATCGCGGTCGCGTCCCGGCGGCCGGGGGCGGGCAGCGTCAGCTCGCCGGTCGCCTCGTCCGGCACGACCACCCGGACGTGGTCGGCCGAGGCCAGCGGCAGCCACGGGAACTCGGCCTCCAGCTCCGGCCCGCCGAGCACGATCCGGCGCATGGTGGGGCTCAGCGTCTCCACCCGGAGCACCTCGAGCCGCCGCCGTCGTTCCTGGTGGGACACGCGTCGCACCAGACTGGCGCCCCTGCCTCCCTCGCGCGCCGCGGTGCCGCGGCCAATCGGTTGTGTCACCCGGACATTCTCCCGGCGTGCCGATCGGGCCGGTGCGCAGGGGCGTGCTTCAGGTAGCGGCGGACCGGCACCAGCAGGATCGTGTCGCCGACCTCGGCCCGGAAGTCGAACCCACCGCCGTCGCGCCAGCCCTGTCGCTCGTAGAACCGCCGGGCCCGCGCGTTGCCGGGCGCGACCGCCAGCCGGGCGGTGTCGTGGCCGGCCGCCGCGACCTGCCGTTCCGCCTCGGCCAGCAGCATGCCGGCGACGCCGGTGCCCCGGTGCGCGGCCGCCACGTAGACCTGCTCGACCTCGTCGCCGGCCACCATGATGAACCCGGCCGGCTCGTCGCCGTCGACCGCGACCGTGATGTGCGCCAGCCGGTCGGTCACGCGCGGCGGGAACGACTCCGGCGTGCGCACCGCGACGAGCGCCTCCGGCACGCTTCCCACGTGCCCGTCGTGCCATCCGCGGTGCCAGAGCCGCGCGATCGCCTCGACGTCGGCGGGCACGGCGGGACGCAGTTCGATGCCCATGCCCCGACGGTACGCATCACCGCCGCTCGGCCGCGCCCAGGCCCGGTCCCACCGGCCCGATCCGGTCCCACCGGCGCGATCCGGTCGTCTTCGGAACCGACCCGGCGCGGGACCGGCAGGGAGGCCGCCCGCGGCCGACCGGTGCCCGCGGGAGCACCGAAAGGCGCCCGCGCCGGAAGCGGGACATGACCTGCCCTGTTCCTGGTCCGGCGGGAGCCTGCTCTGTTCCGCCCGGTGGGAGCGGCTTGGCCCGGCGGGAGCGGCTTGAGCCGGCGGGAGCGGCTTGAGCCGGCGGGAGCGGCTTGGCCCGGCGGGAGCGGCTTGAGCCGGCGGTGCGTCAGAAGTCGTCCAGCGCCGGCTCCTCGCCCGCGTCGTGCGCGGCCAGCAGCGCGGCGAACCGGTCGGACGGCATGATCCGCAGGCCCAGCTCCTCCGCCTTGGCGGCCTTGGAGCCGGCGCCGTCGCCGACCACGACCAGCTGCGTCTTCTTCGAGACCGAGCCGGACGACTTGCCGCCCAGCCGCTCGACCGCCTCGTTGCCCTCGTTGCGGGTCAGGCCGGGGACCGAGCCGGTGACCACGACCGTCATCGGCGAACCGTCCGCGTTCTGCAGCGGCAGCCGCGGGCCGTCCGGGACGGCCTCGGCCTCGGCCGCGGCCCGCTCGGACGCCGGCACCACGCCCGGCTCGACCATGTTGACGCCGTGCGCCGCCAGCTTCGCGATGATCGGAGCCAGCTCGACCAGCTCGGCCGCGATCGTGGCCGCGCGCTCCGGGCCGACGCCCTCGACGTCCTGCAACTGCTCGACGGTGGCGCCGGTCAGCTCGTCCATGGTGCCGAAGTGCTTGGCCAGCCGGCGCGACATCGACCGCCCGGTCATCCGCACGCCGAG
This genomic window from Catenuloplanes niger contains:
- a CDS encoding siderophore-interacting protein, whose translation is MSHQERRRRLEVLRVETLSPTMRRIVLGGPELEAEFPWLPLASADHVRVVVPDEATGELTLPAPGRRDATAIRDYTPRRFDPVARELTIDFVLHAHGPAGRWAATAAPGSALGVIGPRVGQVFPADCDDYLLIADETGLPAAERFLEELPAEAIIRVLVLVDGPRRELGGGRAADVRWLGAVPEAVVLEAVAAVPIGPGSFVWGAGEAAVMRTLRTHLRHDRGLPAERVAVRGYWREGAVGGSGD
- a CDS encoding GNAT family N-acetyltransferase; its protein translation is MGIELRPAVPADVEAIARLWHRGWHDGHVGSVPEALVAVRTPESFPPRVTDRLAHITVAVDGDEPAGFIMVAGDEVEQVYVAAAHRGTGVAGMLLAEAERQVAAAGHDTARLAVAPGNARARRFYERQGWRDGGGFDFRAEVGDTILLVPVRRYLKHAPAHRPDRHAGRMSG